Proteins found in one Anopheles aquasalis chromosome 3, idAnoAquaMG_Q_19, whole genome shotgun sequence genomic segment:
- the LOC126574019 gene encoding THO complex subunit 4, with protein sequence MVDKIEMSLDEIIKSQKSSRPRGGGRGGPSRPGAGRRPGGAGTGGFRSGQRNGSGGGGGAVLKGRNRGGITRARYGRGDVNSAWKHDMYEGARGKGSRLLTTAGIATGGLGGGIAKLMVSNLDFGVSETDINELFAEFGPLKSASVHYDRSGRSLGTADVIFERRSDAIKAMKQYNGVPLDGRPMSIQLATSEIPSARLPRPAVSSAPSRSPRKPVGSRVAGGKPPAGRRPGGGGGGARGRQPRETKTAEELDAELDAYTKDMK encoded by the exons atggttgaCAAAATCGAGATGAGCCTTGATGAAATCATCAAGTCGCAAAAATCGTCCCGCCCCCGTGGAGGAGGCCGCGGAGGACCATCACGACCGGGTGCAGGACGACGCCCCGGAGGTGCCGGAACCGGTGGCTTCCGCTCCGGCCAACGAAAtggtagcggcggtggcggcggcgcaGTCCTGAAGGGCCGCAATCGTGGCGGAATTACCCGCGCACGCTACGGGCGG GGCGACGTGAACAGCGCATGGAAGCACGATATGTATGAGGGAGCGCGAGGCAAGGGCAGTCGTCTGCTGACGACGGCCGGAATCGCCACTGGAGGCCTTGGTGGCGGCATCGCCAAGCTGATGGTTTCCAATCTGGACTTTGGCGTCTCGGAAACCGACATTAACGAGCTGTTTGCGGAATTCGGACCCCTGAAGAGTGCCTCGGTGCATTACGATCGTTCCGGACGTTCCCTGG GAACGGCCGATGTCATCTTTGAGCGCAGATCGGATGCCATAAAGGCGATGAAGCAGTACAATGGAGTGCCGCTCGATGGGCGACCCATGAGCATTCAGCTGGCGACGTCGGAGATCCCTTCGGCACGGCTACCGCGTCCGGCGGTGTCTTCGGCACCATCGCGATCACCCCGTAAACCAGTCGGATCACGTGTAGCAGGAG GAAAACCGCCAGCGGGACGTCgcccaggtggtggtggtggtggtgcgcgaggTCGGCAACCACGCGAGACAAAGACAGCTGAAGAGCTGGACGCCGAACTAGACGCGTACACCAAAGATATGAAGTAA
- the LOC126574017 gene encoding uncharacterized protein LOC126574017, giving the protein MSLEAIVFPEGAPRPGQLVEIVGPTNIGKSLLLLELATNLVLPVTCGGNERKVLLLDCENTFDLSVILALMEKCILNNAIPSLARTLDAQQIERIQQESLERLYLYQCYSQKLCEWCWWHLDETTFPEYRDIEVVLVDSIATFYLPNPTREHPRHIEKYIRKRCKFLRRKAKKFQKSVIYTKTPYSVSPTDSPVLDPECSPTMEERLTGKLLAKRKRRRHPLRSIPVRYRIELSLANPPPSAEDDEDVDRQFNAIITTRKKRQYERHYLIDDFGFNWIEQQE; this is encoded by the coding sequence ATGAGCTTGGAAGCGATCGTTTTCCCGGAAGGCGCACCGCGTCCCGGTCAGCTGGTGGAAATCGTCGGCCCCACAAACATCGGTAaatccttgctgctgctcgagctggccACCAACCTCGTCCTGCCGGTTACTTGTGGCGGAAACGAGCGAAAAGTTCTACTGCTTGATTGCGAAAACACCTTCGACCTATCCGTAATACTGGCCTTGATGGAGAAATGCATCCTGAATAACGCGATACCATCGCTTGCCCGCACTCTCGACGCGCAGCAGATTGAAAGAATACAGCAAGAGTCTCTGGAACGGCTGTACCTGTACCAATGCTATTCGCAGAAATTATgcgagtggtgctggtggcacctCGACGAGACGACTTTTCCCGAGTATCGCGACATCGAGGTCGTGCTGGTCGACTCGATCGCCACGTTCTACTTGCCCAATCCCACTCGGGAGCATCCGAGACACATTGAAAAGTACATTCGGAAACGCTGCAAATTCCTCCGCCGGAAGGCCAAAAAGTTTCAAAAATCCGTCATCTACACGAAAACACCGTACAGTGTTTCACCTACGGACTCGCCGGTGTTAGATCCTGAATGTTCGCCAACCATGGAGGAAAGATTAACGGGAAAACTActggcgaaaagaaaaaggcgcCGGCACCCACTGCGCAGCATCCCCGTCCGTTATCGTATAGAGCTATCGTTAGCTAACCCCCCGCCCAGCGCcgaggatgatgaagatgttgaTCGCCAGTTCAATGCGATCATCACGACCCGCAAGAAGCGCCAGTACGAACGACACTATCTCATCGATGATTTCGGATTCAACTGGATCGAACAGCAAGAGTAA